TGAAGGCCGGGCGCCGGTGGTAGACCTTCACGAACGCGCGCATCACCGTGTCGACCAGCGACGCGACGGTCAGCTCCTCGACGGCGGCGAGGTCGCCGGCGACCTGGTCGTCCATCTCGGCCATGTCGCGCTCGCAGAGCGCGAGGAGCACGGCCTCCTTGTCGGTGAAGTACTGGTAGAGCGAGGCGACCGGCAGCTCGGCGGCCTCCGCGATCGAGCGTGTCGTCAGGCCGTCGACGCCGTTGGTCACCACGAGCCGGGCGGCTGCTTCGAGGATCCGCTCGACCCGCTCCCGCGACCGGGCCTGGGCAGGGACCCGGCGGCGGCTCGGACCGGCGCTCGGACCGGCGCTGGATCCAACGGTGGCGGAAGGCATGCCCGAAGTGTAGCCTCCGAACCCGAACCTGACACAGATTCATCTTCGGAGGCGACGTGCAGACCATCGACCCGCGACTCACCCTGGGCCGCCGTGGCCTGCTCGCCGGCGGCGCGGCGACGTTCGGTCTGCTCGCCCTCGACGCGTTGGAGGCGGAGGTCCACGCCGGCGTACGCAAGGGCAGGCTCCCGCGCAAGGTCGACGTCGTCGTGGTCGGCGCCGGCCTCGCCGGACTGGTCGCCGCGCGCCGGATCCGCGGCGCCGGGCACTCCGTCCTCGTCGTCGAGGCCCGCGACCGGGTCGGCGGCCGGGTGCTCAACCACGAGCTCCCCACCGGCGGCACCATCGAGGCCGGCGGCGCCTTCGTCGGCCCGACCCAGGACCACGTCAAGGGCCTCGCCCACAAGCTCGGCATCGCCACCTTCGACGAGTACGTCACCGGCAAGAACGTCTACCTGTCCTCGCTGCTCGGCCGGATGGAGTTCACCGGCACCGTCCCGCCCGACCCGACGATCCTGCTCGACGCGGCGCTCGCGCTGAAGCGGCTCAACGGGTTCGCCCAGGAGCTCTCCGTCGACGCGCCCTGGTCCCACCCGCGCGCGGCCGAGTGGGACGCGATCTCCCTCGGCGACTGGCTGCGCCGCAACACCCTCAACAGCTCGGGGATCGAGAAGCTGATCCAGTCCTGGACCCAGCCCGGCTTCGGCGCCGACCCGGACCAGGTCTCGCTGCTCTTCGTGCTGCACTACATCGCCTGCTCCGGCAACGAGACGACCCCCGGCACCTTCGAGCGCAACTCCGACACCGCGGGCGGCGCGCAGGAGAGCCGCTTCGTCGGCGGCTCCCAACGGGTCCCGCTCGAGCTCGCCCGGCGCCTCGGCAAGCGGATCGCGCTCAACGCCGCCGTCACCAGGATCGTGCAGCCCGCCCACGGCCGGGTCCGGGTGCACACCGCTCGCGGCAAGGTGAAGGCCCGCCGCGTGATCGTGGCCGCCCCGCCCAAGCAGGTCCTCGGCATCGGCTTCGCGCCTGCCATGCCCGCTGGCCGGCAGGCGCTGCTCGAGCAGGTCCAGATGGGCCGGCTGATGAAGTGCGACGCCGTCTACGAGACGCCGTTCTGGCGCGACAAGGGGCTCACCGGCTTCGGCATCGCCGAGTCCGGCGCGGTCCGGGTCGCCTTCGACAACCACGTCGCCGACACCGGCCACGGCGTCCTGCTCGCGTTCGTCGGCGGCTCCGCGTGGCAGCAGTTCGGCAACCGCTCGCTCGAGGAGCGTCGTACCGCTGTCCTGCAGGGCTTCGCCGCCATGTTCGGCGTCCAGGCGCTGCACCCGATCGACTACACCGAGCACGACTGGACCCGCGAGCAGTGGACCGGCGGCGGCCCCACCGCGATCTACCCGCCGGGCGTCATGTCGACCCACGGCCGGCACATCCGTACGCCGCACGGCCGGGTGCACTGG
The genomic region above belongs to Nocardioides sp. QY071 and contains:
- a CDS encoding FAD-dependent oxidoreductase, yielding MQTIDPRLTLGRRGLLAGGAATFGLLALDALEAEVHAGVRKGRLPRKVDVVVVGAGLAGLVAARRIRGAGHSVLVVEARDRVGGRVLNHELPTGGTIEAGGAFVGPTQDHVKGLAHKLGIATFDEYVTGKNVYLSSLLGRMEFTGTVPPDPTILLDAALALKRLNGFAQELSVDAPWSHPRAAEWDAISLGDWLRRNTLNSSGIEKLIQSWTQPGFGADPDQVSLLFVLHYIACSGNETTPGTFERNSDTAGGAQESRFVGGSQRVPLELARRLGKRIALNAAVTRIVQPAHGRVRVHTARGKVKARRVIVAAPPKQVLGIGFAPAMPAGRQALLEQVQMGRLMKCDAVYETPFWRDKGLTGFGIAESGAVRVAFDNHVADTGHGVLLAFVGGSAWQQFGNRSLEERRTAVLQGFAAMFGVQALHPIDYTEHDWTREQWTGGGPTAIYPPGVMSTHGRHIRTPHGRVHWAGTETSTYWTGYMDGAVRSGKRAAQEVLDSLT
- a CDS encoding TetR/AcrR family transcriptional regulator gives rise to the protein MPSATVGSSAGPSAGPSRRRVPAQARSRERVERILEAAARLVVTNGVDGLTTRSIAEAAELPVASLYQYFTDKEAVLLALCERDMAEMDDQVAGDLAAVEELTVASLVDTVMRAFVKVYHRRPAFMQIWMRGRTNPAIYDYGRHHNRRTAESLLAFGIEAGLLTAGGYDEEQLATIAELAVEVGDRAFQVAFENDPRGDGFLIDQAIALVAGYLDQIATGR